The genomic interval GGCTCGGCGCCTGCCTGCATGTCACTACTGAGACCGCAAACCTGATGGAGACATTGAAAGCAGGTGGTGCGGATATATCCCTCTGCGCATCAAATCCGCTCTCCACCCAGGATGACGTCGCAGCCTCTCTCGTGAAGCACCACGGCATCTCTACCTACTCCGTCCGCGGCGAGAACAAAAAGACCTATTACGATCATGTATTCGCTGTAATCGACAAGAAGCCGCACCTGACTATGGACGACGGTTGCGATGTGGTTTCTACTCTGCATTCAAAGCGCCAGAACCTGCTCAGCGGGGTGCTCGGAGGTACTGAAGAGACAACAACCGGCGTGATCCGCTTGAGAGCAATGGAAAAAGACGGCGTGCTTGGTTATCCAATTGTCGCGGTTAATGACTCCAACACGAAACACCTGTTCGACAATCGCTATGGCACCGGACAATCGACTATGGATGGAATCATTCGCGCCACGAATTTCCTTCTTGCCGGATCGACCGTCGTGCTTGCAGGCTACGGTATGTGCGGACGTGGCGCGGCGATGCGTGCACGTGGGCTTGGCGCAAATGTTATCATTACCGAGATCGACCCACTGGTCGCACTCGAAGCTGTGATGGATGGCTTCAGAGTCATGCCAATGGCCGATGCTGCTCCGATCGGCGATGTGTTTGTGACGCTGACCGGCAACACGAGCGTCATTCGTCCGGAGCATTTCAGGAAGATGAAAGATGGTGCGCTTGTTGCCAACTCCGGGCATTTCAATGTCGAACTCGATATCAAAGGTCTCAAGAAGATATCAAAGAAGGTAAGGCGGGTGCGTGAGTTCGTAGAAGAATACACACTCAAGTCGGGTAAGAGAGTTCATATTCTCGGTGAAGGTCGCTTAATAAATCTCGCCGCTGCCGAAGGGCACCCTGCAATGGTCATGGATATGTCCTTTGCGAATCAGGCTCTTGCAGCCGAGTACATCGCGAAGAATCACAAGAAACTCGACAACATAGTGTACAAGATTCCTGCGAAGATCGATGACAATATCGCAGCGTTGAAGCTCAAGTCGATGCATGTCGGACTTGACAGGCTGACTCCTCTGCAGAAGAAGTACCTTGCTTCATGGCAGGAAGGGACGTAGATCGGCAGGACAATAGCCAATTTGAAACCCCGGATCATCGATCCGGGGTGAACCAAGACCAAGGCCGCGGCGCATCAATTTGCTGCACTAAGTCCATAAGGCTTCATCGCGACGCGGAGGACATCGCCGAGCATTTCTGCTGCTCCATCCAGCTTCGCTAAACGCACCGCAATTCTATCTTGGTAAGTCATCCCGGGAACAATGACGCTCTGTCTTTGAGCGTTGTCTTTATTAAATGTAGAGTTATCACTACGCGATGTTACTAGATTGAGGAAACGCTCTTGGTATTGAAACGCAAACCACCTGAGATTCATTCTGCTGACCCACCGCGACTTCAGAGTTAGAACATAGGCATCGTCGTTCGCGGCAAAGCGGGCAGCAGACAAGTACATCATAGTTCCAGCATAACCCTTTCTCGACACGAGTACACACGGGCCTTCAAACACTTTAAGCTTCTTCCCGGAGGGCTGCGCACTTCTGCTGATTCGGCCGAGCAGATTGAGGTTCTTAGTAGCCCCTGAGTAGATAGGCACGCTTTCCTCTTCACTAGCTGGCTGGTTGTTATAGACGAATTCTGCTGTGAGTCCGCTGTTCCCGGCGTGAAAAGTGAAGATGTCTTTGATCAGATGCGGTGTTCCATCAACATTCAGTTTGGATCGGTAGCGCACATCATTGATACTGTACTGTAGTTCCTCGACTGCGCGCGTTAGTCGATCCAACAACAGCAGCCTGTTTTTCAGCTTGCGCTGGGCCTCTATGTCATCCGGTACTTCA from Candidatus Zixiibacteriota bacterium carries:
- the ahcY gene encoding adenosylhomocysteinase; its protein translation is MDYEVKNIKLADMGRKRIEWAANYMPVLALIRERFKKQKPLKGLRLGACLHVTTETANLMETLKAGGADISLCASNPLSTQDDVAASLVKHHGISTYSVRGENKKTYYDHVFAVIDKKPHLTMDDGCDVVSTLHSKRQNLLSGVLGGTEETTTGVIRLRAMEKDGVLGYPIVAVNDSNTKHLFDNRYGTGQSTMDGIIRATNFLLAGSTVVLAGYGMCGRGAAMRARGLGANVIITEIDPLVALEAVMDGFRVMPMADAAPIGDVFVTLTGNTSVIRPEHFRKMKDGALVANSGHFNVELDIKGLKKISKKVRRVREFVEEYTLKSGKRVHILGEGRLINLAAAEGHPAMVMDMSFANQALAAEYIAKNHKKLDNIVYKIPAKIDDNIAALKLKSMHVGLDRLTPLQKKYLASWQEGT
- a CDS encoding restriction endonuclease subunit S, with the protein product MKASIADLFDYSPGNHGLTEAVIYEYKPVSTKDSVPIYSGSQDNDIPIGYVRSNCKNKHGETIVLFEGPCLVLTKDGSAGLITFKGAGGGAFTLNHHACVLKLKDKWIKKVDLEWFALQYRTRLVQYATSRSDNMVFSTKWFDRVPFEVPDDIEAQRKLKNRLLLLDRLTRAVEELQYSINDVRYRSKLNVDGTPHLIKDIFTFHAGNSGLTAEFVYNNQPASEEESVPIYSGATKNLNLLGRISRSAQPSGKKLKVFEGPCVLVSRKGYAGTMMYLSAARFAANDDAYVLTLKSRWVSRMNLRWFAFQYQERFLNLVTSRSDNSTFNKDNAQRQSVIVPGMTYQDRIAVRLAKLDGAAEMLGDVLRVAMKPYGLSAAN